The DNA region ttGAAAAAAGATGGAAAGATAACATTCAGAAAAGGTAACAAATCTTGAGTGTTAAAGGGGGATTACGAAAGGAAGAGAAAGCTGAGGGTGCTGGCTGTAACGTAATAAATGTTCCCATAAATTCCACTCGGTTTCTCAACTCTCGCCAATTCTTCTGCCAATTTCGTGCATGTGGCCATCTCCCCTCTGCCTTTACCCTTTATATTTTTCTGGGTTTTTCTCTCTCTTCTACTAGAAAATACAAGCCTCCCGTTGTATCCTGGTAGATTCGGTCCAATTTTTGTCTGTTGCAGATAATTAGTGAGTTTCTGATATGGGTTTTCAtccttctttgtttttttcTGCTGGATTACACGGTGTCTTGTTCTTGTTATGTCCTGGGAATTTTAGTGTTTTATAGTTTATAGTTCTTGTTGAGCTGTGTGTAAGCAAAGGAAAATACTTTGTTGGGGAAGATTTTGAAGTTGGCAGCAGTTTAAGCAAGTTTTGAAGCGTTCTCTTTTGCTTGACATTTGAaagaatcatttttttattaaatctgATGTCGGTTTGATTCTTCGTACTTTTTTGATCTGGGATTATTTACGTTTTCCTGTCTTCAgtgatttttttaatgaatttctAATCATTTTGTGGTGGTGGGATATCGAATTCCAAGTGTAAAATAATTTATCGATCCATTTTAGTTGTGCATAGTTCACTTTATTTAGCGTATAATTTCTTCAAATTTAAAGTTGCTTTCTCGTTCACATAGTTTCATGAGATCTTCCGAGTACCAAATGAAAAGGCGAAAGTAAAGCAGAAATAGAGAGTAAGAATCTTAGGAAGGAGAAGATTATTTTCTGATTAATGAAGTCTTAAGTTGTTTTGTTTTCTGATCATATCTTTTTGGTTAAGTTAAAATGAGTGTCAGATAGTAATAGAATATAGTAATTGAATCAATCATCCTtcggtttaaatttttttgtttgttttaaacTAAATTATCggtgcattttttttttatcgtgAATAGTTGATCTTGAGTATTTTCCATTCACCTTGCTGTTATCTAATGTGCAAATAAAGGTCATTTCGATGATCTGTCATTTGTTACTTGTTGATCTTTACAAGAACAGGATTTGAACTGGTTTTAAGCAGCTTCTGTTTCTGTACAGTTTCTCTTTTACTTCGGAGTCAAGAAAGTTGGTGGAACTCGGTACAACACTAGAAATGGTTGCTGAATCATGGTTTCGTAGTTTATGGAAGCCCTCGAAAAAACAAGACTTTCATGCTGGAAAGTTGCATATCGGGGTTCTGGCTTTCGAAGCCGCTAGTTTGATGTCTAAGCTGCTTCATCTCTGGCAATCATTGACCGAGAAGCAAATCATGAGGTTGAGGGAGGAAATAGCAAATTCCACAGGTATCAAGAAGCTTGTCTCGGAAAACGATGATTACATTGGAAAAATGATAAGTGCAGAAATGACAGAAAACTTGGTGAATGTTGCAAGAGCTGTTGCAAGAATATCAAAGAAATGTAGTGATCCCTTGTTAAAGAGTTTTGAGCAAGCCTTTAATGATTTGATTAGGTTGTCTAATGATACCTATGGTTGGCAATTTTCGTGGAAGAAGATGGATAGGAAAGCCAAGAGATTGGAACGGCTTATAATCGTGAATAAtaatttgtttcaagaaatggaGACACTTGCAGATTTAGAACAAAGTTTGCGAAGAATGATGGGAAGTGATAATGCAGATAGCATAATCTTGGtggaatatgaaaaaaaaattgcgTGGAAACAACAAGAGGTGAGGCAACTTAAGGAGAATTCTCTTTGGAATCGAACTTATGATTACACAGTTCTTCTTCTAGCAAGATTTATATTTACTACTTATGGTAGGATTGGGCATGTGTTTGGAGTTAATGACGTGGCTGACTTGGGGATTAGAGATTCTAGATTTGTAGATTCAAATAATAGCCGAAAGAGCCACTCAACTGTATTCACTCAATCATCAGTTTACCCATCTGAAAATTGCGTTCCGAGGTATTCTTATGGCTCGGTAGGCAAGATTATATCTTTGTCAGGTCCAATTTCAAGAACAAGCAATGTTGGCAATTTCCACTCAGGTCCTCTCCGAAATTCCGAGAATACTTCAGGCCCGATTCCTGGATCACATAATGGTGCTAGCTTTTATTCGGGTCCCCTTGCGAGGTCGTCAACGAAGTCCGGTCCCCTTGCGAGGTCGTCAACGAAGTCCGGCCCTCTGCGAAAGGTGATCCGATTGTGGCAGTTTCGTGATAAATCTCAGAACATAAAGGAGAAGATTCCACCGCAGCAATCTGATCAACTAACCACCTCGGTGCCTTTTACGAGGGGCATGGTCAGTGAGAATGTTACTCCCACAAGCGATTTCTCCGGGAACATCTATTCCGGAGTTTTCAACAGAACTAAAGGTCCCAACAGAGCAGAGCATACTTCTGGCAACTCAAGTCAAGGAAACCAATCGGTTGGTCCTAAGAACAAGTTGTTGAATGCGCCTCCTCCCGAAACTCTCGGTGCTGCTGGCTTAGCTCTTCACTATGCAAATGTTATCATATTTATTGAGAAATTAGTGGCGTCTCCTCATTTGATTGGCAATGATGCAAGAGATGATTTATACAACATGCTACCTTCTAGCATCAGAGCTTCCCTGAGGGCGAAACTAAAGCCGTATGCCAATATCCTGACTTCATCAGTGTATGATACAGTTCTCGCAGGAGAGTGGACTGATGCAATGTCAGTAACACTTGAATGGCTAGCCCCACTTGCTCATAACATGATAAGATGGCAATCAGAGCGGAGCATTGAGCACCAGAGTTTAGTTTCCAGAACAAatatgcttctagttcaaacccTTTTCTTTGCGAATCAAGAAAAGACAGAAGCAGCCATAACCGAGCTTCTTGTTGGATTGAACTATATATGGAGGTTCGGTCGAGAAATCAATGCAAATTCACTATCTGAGTTTGCTAGTGCCAGAAAAGTCGACGAATACTTGGATTCATAGCTGCATCACTAATACATGCTTATAATTTTGCTGAAGTATCATTCTTAATGTCAAAGTTTCCTGATCCATTCGTCCCAAAAGCCGAAGTACAGGAAAGGATTCCTCGAGTCTTTGGTGAAACCTACATGTCGGATTCTTGGATGGCAAGAGGGCATATCCTTATTCCCGCAGTTGGAGGATCACAGCATTTTCCTGGTTACAACTTTGGATATAAGGTTTGTGATTCAGAATCCACATGATGCTGCTTTTCAGTCATCGATATCCATTACTCGCACTTGAAGTATTGTAAATTGTCGACGTAGATCATGAAAATTTAATCCTGGTAAAGGTGTGGTTTTCCAATCTTAGGATCTTGTCATTAATTTAAAGGATGTCTTGCGGCTTGCTGTTTGGCTTGAAATTTTTACTTTGCCATAAACTTTTTTTGTTGGGAAACAATTAGAAATCTCAATTTCATGGCCTTTTATTAGTGATGATATTTATGATTACTGTTGTCCATGCTTGTGGCTACTCTTCTCTAAACAAGAATACAGGATCATGCGGCTGAGTCAATATCCTATATGATGTAGATCGCGACGGGACGGGGTAATTTAACTGATATATATTTGAAACATTTGAACCTCATAGTTTAACCATCCTAAATTTTGATTTAGGCGAGTGGAGATGGTCGTTGTTTGGGGTATTGGCAACAATGATCTCTTTAGATATAATTCGATTTCatacaaatataaatttgcTGAAGATACAAATCATTTCAACTATAAATTGTGTGCAATATGTTaactaatatttaatataagCATGAAATGAGTGTCTTCGGGTCCAACAGCTCCATTTTCGTCGAGAAATGGCTGTTCTATTGGTTTAGGTTTGATTTAGTAGGTTTCACTTGCCTGCTTTATTGTCTAGTTTTTTTGAAAGAATTGCACTTGTTTTCTTCCTTTAAAGTAAATTCATAGTGCCTCCGGAAAGCGTGACTCTGCTGGACCAGACCGAGAATGCCTTTCTGCTCGGAAATCTTGCCCAGTCCCCAAGTTGGTTCAGTCTGCACCATCTTTTCTTCCTCTCGCCTACCGATGCCTTGCCATTCTCTCTACAAAATAACCATGGTTAGCATGACAATGAAAATCTGATCGTCCAGAGTATGCATCCAAAGATTTCAGGGCTACGCTCAACTAGAAGAGCACATTTTTTAGTAAATATTTGCTAAAAATGAAAGCTAAATAAACCAATGAGAGCCACTCGTATTAATAATTCTTAATATTAGAAACTCGCCTCATCCGGATTGTAGTTTCCATCTTCCAACAACGGAGTCATAAGAAGAGGGGCGATATCTGAGTGAGGCTTTTGAAAGATGAATGTGGTATACAGACCTGTAAATAGAGGATTCACAGATAAGTTCCAAGAAAATACAGAAAGCTCACTTCTGAGGTAATAATCTAGTGTGGAGCGATGCAATCATCCAAAATGTCGTATGTTCTGGGAAGAAGCCTTCCCCTTGGATCAGTAAGGTTTGGACCAGAATCCATCAACAACCCTGCCAATTGTGCTCTGACAAGCCAAGCCAAGTTGTACGTCAGTCATTTCACCAAAGTAATACATCTGAGAGACTTCATTTGACAGTTTTGAAACTGGAGAAAGAATATCTGCTTGGAACACTTCATATGCCAGAATTAAAGGTATTAAAAATACAAGAAAGGAAGAAtccatgcatatttttcatcCTTCCTCGTTAAACATCCTAGATTTGCCGAGCTACCAGAAATAACTGTGTTTTGCAAGCACTTGATATTCAAACTTATACTAATGTATCAATAATCCCACAGGATAAATGCAATCCACAGATTAGTCAAAATTGTGACACGCTTTCTGCTTTTGTTGACCTTCTGTAACCATACAAGCACATAGAGAAACAAAACAAAGATTACAACGTTTAAGATAAATATGTTACATGTTGTCCTCATAAAATTCAGTCAGGTTTTGTATCTCTACATACTCAAGACCAGCCTCTCTAGCCAACCTGATATCAGAATTATCAACACTAAAACAAGAAATATCATAGATTAACTGGCAAATAAGCAATTTCAGGACATGATTATCAATTGGGTGTCCGTTTGCAGCCATCTACATCAATCTAGTTCGAAACATTAAGAACTCAAGTAAATAAGCAAATATTTACCAGAGAGGATTGAAACCGATTTTGCACAAtaaatcaagtacaaacaagtgCATAATGGATCCATGAGAACAAGTATATGAACAAAGAGTGTGCAGCCCATTATTTGGGTCCTAACCCATTGGAAGCAAGGCATAGACATGAGAATTCCAACTTACTTTCTCTTCTTTGACATTTTAAAAGTGCTTCTTCCCCAACACCCCACTTCAAAAGAAAATATCGGTCTATTAATATAGTCCTAGATCGAAGAGGATCAATACGAGAATCTGAGAG from Primulina tabacum isolate GXHZ01 chromosome 14, ASM2559414v2, whole genome shotgun sequence includes:
- the LOC142523661 gene encoding uncharacterized protein LOC142523661 is translated as MVAESWFRSLWKPSKKQDFHAGKLHIGVLAFEAASLMSKLLHLWQSLTEKQIMRLREEIANSTGIKKLVSENDDYIGKMISAEMTENLVNVARAVARISKKCSDPLLKSFEQAFNDLIRLSNDTYGWQFSWKKMDRKAKRLERLIIVNNNLFQEMETLADLEQSLRRMMGSDNADSIILVEYEKKIAWKQQEVRQLKENSLWNRTYDYTVLLLARFIFTTYGRIGHVFGVNDVADLGIRDSRFVDSNNSRKSHSTVFTQSSVYPSENCVPRYSYGSVGKIISLSGPISRTSNVGNFHSGPLRNSENTSGPIPGSHNGASFYSGPLARSSTKSGPLRKVIRLWQFRDKSQNIKEKIPPQQSDQLTTSVPFTRGMVSENVTPTSDFSGNIYSGVFNRTKGPNRAEHTSGNSSQGNQSVGPKNKLLNAPPPETLGAAGLALHYANVIIFIEKLVASPHLIGNDARDDLYNMLPSSIRASLRAKLKPYANILTSSVYDTVLAGEWTDAMSVTLEWLAPLAHNMIRWQSERSIEHQSLVSRTNMLLVQTLFFANQEKTEAAITELLVGLNYIWRFGREINANSLSEFASARKVDEYLDS